A window of the Lactobacillus gasseri ATCC 33323 = JCM 1131 genome harbors these coding sequences:
- a CDS encoding OsmC family protein, producing MTKYTVKSKLTDTPWQIENRTKKHKFMADESASGKNVAPNPVEYLAGAVNSCISISAGMIANVHHLDVKNFKVTTQAITTKLGHGKSVVSEMLITVSFDSSMSQEEKQDFLAHTLHVSTVYQTVSQSVKTYVELED from the coding sequence ATGACAAAGTATACAGTAAAAAGCAAGCTAACTGATACTCCTTGGCAAATTGAAAATAGAACCAAGAAGCATAAATTTATGGCTGATGAATCAGCAAGCGGCAAAAATGTTGCTCCTAATCCAGTAGAGTATTTAGCTGGTGCAGTAAATTCTTGTATTTCGATTTCTGCAGGAATGATTGCTAACGTTCATCATTTAGATGTAAAAAACTTCAAAGTTACAACACAAGCAATTACTACTAAGTTAGGACATGGGAAGTCAGTTGTCAGTGAAATGTTAATTACAGTTTCTTTTGACAGCTCCATGTCTCAAGAAGAAAAGCAGGACTTTTTAGCACATACCCTGCATGTTTCAACTGTTTATCAAACAGTATCTCAAAGTGTTAAAACTTATGTAGAATTGGAAGATTAA
- a CDS encoding low temperature requirement protein A — MKKIIAKLVGMFELFYDLVFVYAISSITAMIHHPVNGSIPLITFLQFLLVVIVVMQI; from the coding sequence TTGAAAAAAATAATTGCTAAACTAGTTGGAATGTTTGAATTATTCTATGATCTAGTTTTTGTCTATGCAATTTCTAGCATTACAGCAATGATTCATCATCCTGTCAATGGTAGCATTCCTTTAATTACATTTTTGCAGTTCTTATTAGTTGTCATTGTAGTAATGCAAATTTAG
- a CDS encoding ABC transporter ATP-binding protein: protein MMIEYKNISKKYQDQTILKDVSFTVKKGDIFVLVGPSGSGKTTLLKMFNRLIEPTKGEILLDDKSIKEYDLRKLREKTGYVLQTASLFPNLTVGENITIVLEQEGVSRTERRKRQKELLKSVDLDPKLYCDRMPNELSGGEQQRVGIIRALAANPEVVLMDEPFSALDPVVRKQLQDLLLNLHDELNKTVIFVTHDMQEAIRLGNTIGVLHEGILEQVGKPREILRHPATKFVREFFAGNRINQKLDLETLLKSELGVDPRFYPKVDTLVRYHVYSVQDLIKDCSNYPDSLFIAETEFGEFLIEPKRVWNFFLKWVAGND, encoded by the coding sequence ATGATGATTGAATACAAAAATATTTCGAAGAAATATCAGGATCAAACGATTCTAAAGGATGTTTCTTTTACAGTGAAAAAAGGAGATATCTTCGTTTTAGTTGGACCTAGTGGCAGTGGCAAGACTACGCTGTTAAAAATGTTCAATAGACTGATTGAACCGACCAAAGGCGAGATATTGTTAGATGATAAATCAATAAAGGAATATGATCTACGTAAATTAAGAGAAAAAACTGGTTACGTTTTGCAGACTGCCAGTTTGTTTCCAAATTTGACTGTTGGTGAAAATATCACAATTGTTCTAGAGCAAGAAGGCGTTAGTCGAACAGAACGTCGTAAGAGGCAGAAAGAATTATTAAAGTCAGTTGACCTAGATCCCAAATTATATTGTGATCGGATGCCAAATGAACTTTCAGGTGGCGAGCAACAAAGAGTAGGAATTATTCGTGCCCTAGCTGCAAATCCTGAGGTAGTTCTAATGGATGAGCCTTTTTCCGCTCTTGATCCAGTAGTGAGAAAACAATTACAAGACTTACTACTTAATCTTCATGATGAGCTTAATAAAACGGTGATATTTGTAACGCACGACATGCAAGAAGCAATTCGATTAGGAAACACAATTGGTGTCTTGCATGAAGGTATTTTAGAGCAAGTTGGTAAACCCAGAGAAATTTTACGTCATCCTGCAACTAAGTTTGTTCGAGAATTTTTTGCCGGAAATCGAATTAATCAAAAATTGGACCTGGAAACACTGCTCAAAAGTGAGTTAGGAGTAGATCCTAGATTTTATCCAAAGGTAGATACTTTAGTTCGCTATCATGTTTACAGCGTGCAAGATTTAATCAAGGATTGTTCTAATTATCCTGATAGTCTATTTATTGCAGAAACAGAGTTTGGTGAATTTCTAATTGAACCAAAACGAGTTTGGAATTTCTTCTTAAAGTGGGTGGCTGGAAATGATTAA
- a CDS encoding response regulator transcription factor: MKILLAEDEEQLSRVLVAAMQSVNYDVDAVFNGRDAVELAKKNSYDVIILDIMMPIMDGITALKQIRKSGDKTYVLMLTAKAEIDDRVTGLDSGADDYLTKPFSLKELLARLRSKERRDDQYTPNEVEVGDLALNVSEQELVSHNSIRLGSKETQLLNYLMLNEGKEFSTSDLLAHVWKDEDDANEEVVWIYISYLRQKLQSIQSSVQIVGEKGGSFSLIR; the protein is encoded by the coding sequence ATGAAAATTTTACTGGCAGAAGATGAAGAGCAACTGTCCCGTGTTTTGGTAGCGGCGATGCAAAGCGTTAATTACGATGTCGACGCTGTTTTTAATGGCCGGGATGCTGTAGAACTTGCTAAAAAGAATTCATATGATGTTATTATCCTAGATATCATGATGCCGATTATGGATGGAATCACCGCCTTGAAACAAATTCGAAAAAGCGGCGATAAGACTTATGTATTAATGCTTACTGCAAAAGCAGAAATTGATGATCGTGTAACTGGTTTAGATAGTGGAGCAGATGATTACTTAACTAAGCCTTTTTCATTAAAAGAGTTACTCGCTCGTTTACGGTCAAAGGAAAGACGGGATGATCAATATACTCCTAATGAAGTTGAAGTTGGTGATCTGGCCTTGAATGTATCTGAGCAAGAGCTAGTAAGTCATAATTCAATTCGCTTAGGAAGTAAAGAAACGCAACTTTTAAACTATCTGATGCTCAATGAAGGTAAAGAGTTTTCAACTTCAGACTTATTAGCGCATGTTTGGAAAGATGAAGACGATGCTAATGAAGAGGTAGTTTGGATTTATATTTCCTATTTAAGACAAAAACTCCAATCTATTCAAAGCTCAGTCCAGATTGTAGGTGAAAAGGGCGGTAGTTTTTCATTAATTAGGTAG
- a CDS encoding ABC transporter permease/substrate-binding protein: MIKSLWQMLLTEHDQIWATTLVHIKISLIALLIAMVIAIPLAFILKGHKKVAEFTLQIAGIIQTIPSLAILGLLLPFVGIGTTPAIIALVLYAIMPIFQNTYSGLTDIPDNLEEAATAFGLTKWKKLQRLEIPMAMPMIFAGVRIALVMIIGTATLAALIGGGGLGTYIYVGINSNNNTEVLMGAILSALLALVFSGVLKFIAKNNKRLKWGSIIIAVILLIWGGSSLYTHFTSTSKNNIAEPKQTITIAGKMGSEPAILINMYKDLIEKNDPNTKVVLKPNFGGTTFLFKALQTDKVDIYPEFTGTVLQTLVKTGKKTGNDPNQVYVEARSDLKKQFDMEYLKPMAYQNGYALATTQKFAKDNHLTKMSDLNRVNKKVHAAFDPDFTSLKDGYPGLKKIYKLDFASIKSTESSIRYHAIANNQANIVDGYTTDAEIKKYNLVMLDDDKKFFPPYQGAPLMKAKFAERNPQIVKALNKLAGKITTQEMQEMNYQVNVKHEKPAKVAHDYLVKHGLI, from the coding sequence ATGATTAAATCTTTATGGCAAATGCTTTTAACAGAACACGATCAAATTTGGGCTACGACGCTTGTTCATATTAAAATTTCACTAATTGCTCTCCTTATCGCAATGGTAATTGCAATTCCGCTAGCTTTTATTTTAAAGGGACATAAAAAAGTAGCTGAATTCACACTGCAAATTGCTGGTATTATTCAAACTATTCCAAGCTTAGCAATTCTAGGTTTGTTATTACCTTTTGTCGGAATTGGGACTACACCTGCGATTATTGCCTTAGTTTTATATGCAATAATGCCTATTTTTCAGAATACTTATTCAGGTTTAACAGATATTCCTGATAATTTAGAAGAAGCAGCAACTGCCTTTGGTCTGACAAAATGGAAGAAATTACAGCGATTAGAAATCCCAATGGCCATGCCGATGATTTTTGCTGGAGTTCGAATTGCTTTAGTAATGATTATTGGTACAGCAACACTTGCAGCCTTAATTGGTGGTGGTGGACTAGGTACTTACATTTATGTCGGCATTAATTCAAATAACAATACTGAAGTTTTAATGGGTGCGATTTTATCCGCACTGCTTGCCTTAGTATTTAGTGGCGTTTTAAAATTTATTGCTAAAAATAATAAGCGACTCAAGTGGGGAAGTATTATTATCGCTGTAATTTTGCTCATTTGGGGCGGAAGCAGTTTATATACTCACTTCACTAGCACTTCAAAGAATAATATTGCTGAACCAAAACAAACAATTACAATTGCCGGGAAAATGGGCTCTGAGCCAGCTATTTTAATTAATATGTATAAAGACCTGATTGAAAAGAATGATCCAAATACCAAGGTAGTCTTAAAGCCTAATTTTGGTGGAACAACATTTTTATTTAAGGCTCTTCAGACAGATAAAGTTGATATTTATCCTGAATTCACTGGAACAGTCTTGCAAACCTTAGTTAAAACAGGTAAAAAGACTGGCAATGATCCAAATCAAGTTTATGTTGAAGCTAGAAGCGATTTAAAGAAACAATTTGATATGGAATACTTAAAGCCAATGGCTTATCAAAACGGTTATGCTTTGGCAACAACGCAGAAATTTGCAAAAGACAACCATTTGACTAAAATGAGTGATTTAAACCGCGTTAATAAAAAAGTTCACGCAGCTTTTGATCCAGACTTTACTTCTTTAAAAGATGGGTATCCTGGATTAAAGAAAATTTATAAGTTGGATTTTGCATCAATTAAAAGTACTGAATCAAGTATTCGTTATCATGCTATTGCGAATAATCAAGCTAATATTGTTGATGGCTACACTACTGATGCCGAGATTAAAAAGTATAACTTAGTAATGCTTGATGATGATAAAAAATTCTTCCCACCTTATCAAGGTGCTCCGTTGATGAAGGCAAAATTTGCAGAGAGAAATCCTCAAATTGTAAAAGCATTAAACAAACTAGCTGGTAAAATTACAACTCAAGAAATGCAGGAAATGAATTATCAGGTTAATGTTAAGCACGAAAAGCCAGCTAAAGTGGCTCATGATTATTTGGTAAAACATGGATTAATTTAG
- a CDS encoding GTP pyrophosphokinase: protein MDIYGGYTPVLNKLLNQMLEYFRKENKIHQEQTGDSLYEHLIGRVKRPESMIEKCQRKELPVTPESAMKKIRDSVGIRVVCNFIDDIYTCINLIQNWDDVAIVKQKDYITNAKPNGYRSYHMILDVERPEKDIEGNIPGHYYVEVQLRTIAMDTWASLEHEMKYKHKIKNPEMIGKELKRVADELASCDVSMQTLRHLIREED from the coding sequence ATGGACATTTATGGTGGCTATACCCCAGTTCTAAATAAATTACTTAATCAGATGCTGGAATATTTTAGAAAAGAAAATAAAATTCACCAAGAACAAACCGGTGACAGTCTTTATGAACATTTAATTGGTCGAGTTAAGAGACCAGAAAGCATGATTGAAAAATGTCAGCGAAAAGAATTACCAGTAACTCCAGAATCAGCAATGAAAAAAATTCGAGACAGCGTTGGAATTCGGGTTGTCTGTAATTTCATTGATGATATTTATACTTGTATTAATTTGATTCAAAATTGGGATGATGTAGCAATTGTTAAACAAAAAGACTACATTACTAATGCTAAGCCTAATGGTTACCGTTCTTATCATATGATTTTAGATGTTGAAAGACCTGAAAAAGATATTGAAGGTAATATTCCTGGTCACTACTATGTTGAAGTGCAACTTAGAACGATTGCAATGGACACTTGGGCAAGTTTAGAGCATGAAATGAAGTATAAGCATAAAATAAAGAATCCTGAAATGATTGGTAAAGAGCTAAAGCGAGTGGCAGATGAATTAGCTTCTTGCGATGTAAGCATGCAGACTTTGCGTCATTTGATTAGAGAGGAAGACTAA